CGGAGTATTAGACGGGGGCTCGATTACAGTCGCTTCTACAGGGTTGGCCGTCGATGCTTCAACTGTAGTTGTTTCGTAGGTCGAATTGGGTGACACTGCTGCATCAGTCAGTGCTTTGGCGGCTTGCTCGTTATCTTGGCTTATCTCTTTTACTATCTCGGCAATATTCGCGGTGTGCTCAACCCCAGTGTCATCGTTAGTGATTGCACTGTGATTAGTATTTATATCTTCATGAGCGGCTCTATTACCGTTAGCAACAATTTTTTGGCTGGGTTCATTCTCACTGCTGCTCGGTTCAAATTGGCTCGGTTCAAATTGACTCGGTTCAAATTGACTAAGTAACAGCCTCTCTGGGGGGTTGTTCGTTTTCTGTGTATTCGCTTTCTGGGCGGTCGTTTTCTGTATAGCACTTGCGACCACTACACTGGTTTGCTGCTCAGCAGATGCCAACTGCAAAGAGATCGCCTGATCACCAGATTGCAGACGAATCTGTATCGGTTGCAGCGTTGGCGTCCAGGTCATCAGCACTATGGCATGTAGCCCTATAGCTAATGCAACCCAGAGCAGATAGCGATTTACAAGTTTCAACATATAAACATTATGAGTGCAGCTTATCTCTCTAACCTTGACGGCCATACGAGCCATTTAGCGCGATTATAATTAGCTCCTACAGCCAGAGCAATTTAATAAAAGACAATCAGGGGCAAGCCCAACTTTTATCTTGCTATAATATCACGACCTTCCTTTCATTAGGCTGTTTGTAAACGATTGCAAAATAGCCATGAGATGCCGGTTACATTCGGTTACTTTTAGCAACTTTGTGCGATAATAACCCTATAAGATCTAGCATATTGAAAAGTAAGGAAGTATTCATGAAGGCAAACAGTCTATTTCGCACAGTAGTCGCCCCAATGGCGTCGGCACTTACAAATAAACTGCTTTTTGGTGTTCTTATATTAAGCGCTACCTCTATCAGTGCTCATGCTGATGACCTAGAAAAAGTACTTAGTAGTGCTTATCCTGCTCAGGCACCTGTTAGCTTCGTTAAACATGCCAGTGTTGTACAACCCTCTGCAGATAATGAGTACACAGAAAAGTACATGGTACTGGATTTTAAAATAGAGAATGAGCAACAGCTTCAGGCTAGCATTCACTCCATATGCAACACCATATTAACTGACCACTCACTCATTGAGCAGCTATCAAACAGCGGCTACGATATGATTTCGGTCTCTTTTGACCCCTACAATCAATATGATTGCCTATAACAAACCGGCTCGCCTATTCTGACTTTAGCTGCACAGCCTGCCAGTTGAGAGAGTGATATTTAATCTGCCACTCTCTCTTCAAAGTTCTCCATTAGACACTGTATTTCATCTAGGTCAAACGATTCGGCCGCCGCTTTGAGCTCCCGCCCATAGGCTTCAAGGTTGTCTAAACCTGACGCAACAGCAAAGTTATACAACGCCTCAGCAAACATTGTGATCGCGGCGATATCACCAGTGCCGACTAACGATTGCCACTGAGCTAAGAATCTCTCTCTGACCTGCTGTCGTACATTGCGATCAAACGAGAATGGCATGACTTCATGTTCAGCTATATTGGTACGGTTATCAACACATCGCTCTAATGAACCCTCTTGGCCATCGAGCATTGAGTGTTCATTAATCACAGAGTGCTCAAGAAAAGTCGCCATACCTGCATAGAGTTCACTACTGCTAACCGGTTTTTTGAGATAACAATCAAAACCCGCATCTTCGATTTTATGCTCATCTTTGCTCATCACCGAAGCGGTTAATGCCACAACCGGAATATGCTTTGTAGCGGTTTGCTGTTTCATTTTAGAGGTGGCTTCATAGCCGTCCATCACCGGCATTCGAATATCCATTAGTACAAGGTCTGGTTGCCACTGCTGTGCAATTGACATGGCCTGCTCGCCATTCTCAGCTTCTTTTATCACGAAGTCGGTGCCATCTAGCAGGTCTTTAACCAGCTGTCGGTTAAGCGCGACATCGTCGGCCACTAGAATTTTTGCGGGCTTAAAACGGTAACGAGAGCTATCGGGCAACTCACTATCAACTAACTGATCGACACTTGCAATTTCAACATTGCAAATTTTAACCCTAAAACAGGACCCCTCACCCACCTCACTTCTAAGGGATAATTCACCGCCCATCATTTCAACGAGCTTTTTGCTGATGGCTAAGCCAAGACCGGTGCCACCGTATTCACGCGTGCTTTGCCCCTCCTGCTGTTCAAACGCTCGAAATATCCTCTCTTGTTGATCTGCGGGAATACCAATACCGGTATCTTCTACTTCGATAATTAAATCAACCTTTCCACTTGCAGCAGAGGGCTCGGTCATGGCTCTTACATAGATGCTACCGCTATGGGTAAATTTGAGCGCATTCCCTACCAGATTGAACAGTACTTGCCTTAGCCTAACCTCATCTAACATGACGGCTTCAGGAATAGTGCTCGACAGATCAACCGAAAACTCTAGCTTTTTGCTATCAATTTTAGCGCTGAATATTTTCTTCAGTTCATCAAATAACGGGCTCAGTGAGATGGGACGGTACTCGATATGAAGTTTACCGGCTTCTACTTTCGACAGATCAAGAATATCATTAATGAGTGTTAGTAATGCCTTACTACCAGCTCTGATAGAGCTTAAATAGCTTTTCTGTTTTTTATCCTGTACCGAGGCAGATAGCAGTTCGGTATAGCCCATCACCGCATTCATCGGGGTTCGTATTTCATGGGACATATTGGCCAGAAAAATACTTTTTGCCTGATTAGCCTCATCCGCTTTACGAGCCATTAGCTTAGCTTCATTGGATGCTTTTCTTAGCTGCTCCTCACTGGCTCTCAATGCATTTTCAGACTTGATTCGATCAGAAACCTCTTTGGAGAGTTTACGATTCCAATACCAAAAAATACCAATCACGAAGATAGAAATTAGCGCAACCCGCCGCACCATTCGATAGTCGACCTTAACCTCCATATCTTTGAACACCCACTCTTTGTAGATGTCATCAAGTGCCGCTTGAGGAATCGTCGCAATCGCCTTGTTAATAATCGGTACCAGTTCAGGGTAGTCAGGGTTGATGCCTACACGAAGATCATACACATAAGGGGTAATACTGGTTAACCGGACATTATATAAGCCAAGGGTTTTGATCAGGTGACTCACCGAGGGAATATTACTTACAAATACGTCGAGGTCACCATCAGACAGCATCTGCAACCCCTCTGCAACATTATTCACACCGTGTATATTGAGGTTTGGGTGATTGATAATCAGGTAATCATAAGATGCGTACCCTTTAACCACACCGATACGCTCATCATCCAATTCTCGCAGGTCAGTAATAAAGCCTAAGCCTTCTCTTATCACTAACACAATTGGAAAAGAAAAGTAGGGCTCTGAAAATAATATAAATTCTTCACGCTGAGGCGTCTTAGCGATTGCGGTTATTGCACCAATTTCACGGTCAACCATGCTTTCAAGGGTTTCGCTCCAGCTATCCTTGTGATCAATATCAAAACGATAATCCAAGCGTTCTTCTATCAATCTGATAACATCACTCACCATGCCTGCATAGTTTCCCTCGTCATCAATGTACTCAAAGGGTGGCCAGAAAATATCACCCGACAGTGATAAATTAGGGTGGTTTTGTAACCATAAACGCTCATCTGGTGTTAACAGGTCGTCGGACAAAGAGGGTACTAATCGTTGCACATCTTCTGCAACATCAGAGATGCTTTTCACCTCGTCGGCATATCCAGAAAAAGGGAACGCTGTGATCAGCAAAATGAAAGATAAAACCAACAACCACTTCGACACTGAATTAGAACCTTGTTTAAATAGAGTGATGACTATAAAAAATAGTCTCTTAAATCTGCTTCGTAGATAACGGCGCTTAGGTGCTAGTCTCACCTTCAGCAACCTCAACCCGATTACGGCCATTCTCTTTAGCTTTATACAGTGCCTTGTCAGCCAGTTCAAAGAGCTCATCCGATGAGTGCTTATCTTGGAATGGTGCAATACCAAACGACATCGTAATCTGAACACGCTCA
This genomic window from Alkalimarinus sediminis contains:
- a CDS encoding energy transducer TonB, which codes for MLKLVNRYLLWVALAIGLHAIVLMTWTPTLQPIQIRLQSGDQAISLQLASAEQQTSVVVASAIQKTTAQKANTQKTNNPPERLLLSQFEPSQFEPSQFEPSSSENEPSQKIVANGNRAAHEDINTNHSAITNDDTGVEHTANIAEIVKEISQDNEQAAKALTDAAVSPNSTYETTTVEASTANPVEATVIEPPSNTPPQQASPMAASKPKGVFAKARPISANTPKYPRRAIMRNQQGRVKVNLWVDESGYVDNIELIESSGYAMLDNSVFRFAEEERFVPATQDGIPVASTQSYLFRFVLK
- a CDS encoding ATP-binding protein translates to MKSISDVAEDVQRLVPSLSDDLLTPDERLWLQNHPNLSLSGDIFWPPFEYIDDEGNYAGMVSDVIRLIEERLDYRFDIDHKDSWSETLESMVDREIGAITAIAKTPQREEFILFSEPYFSFPIVLVIREGLGFITDLRELDDERIGVVKGYASYDYLIINHPNLNIHGVNNVAEGLQMLSDGDLDVFVSNIPSVSHLIKTLGLYNVRLTSITPYVYDLRVGINPDYPELVPIINKAIATIPQAALDDIYKEWVFKDMEVKVDYRMVRRVALISIFVIGIFWYWNRKLSKEVSDRIKSENALRASEEQLRKASNEAKLMARKADEANQAKSIFLANMSHEIRTPMNAVMGYTELLSASVQDKKQKSYLSSIRAGSKALLTLINDILDLSKVEAGKLHIEYRPISLSPLFDELKKIFSAKIDSKKLEFSVDLSSTIPEAVMLDEVRLRQVLFNLVGNALKFTHSGSIYVRAMTEPSAASGKVDLIIEVEDTGIGIPADQQERIFRAFEQQEGQSTREYGGTGLGLAISKKLVEMMGGELSLRSEVGEGSCFRVKICNVEIASVDQLVDSELPDSSRYRFKPAKILVADDVALNRQLVKDLLDGTDFVIKEAENGEQAMSIAQQWQPDLVLMDIRMPVMDGYEATSKMKQQTATKHIPVVALTASVMSKDEHKIEDAGFDCYLKKPVSSSELYAGMATFLEHSVINEHSMLDGQEGSLERCVDNRTNIAEHEVMPFSFDRNVRQQVRERFLAQWQSLVGTGDIAAITMFAEALYNFAVASGLDNLEAYGRELKAAAESFDLDEIQCLMENFEERVAD